The Spirochaeta lutea sequence CAAAGGCCTTTGAGTCCCGGTGGATCGACGCGCGGCCCCGCCCGGGAAAGATCGGAGGCGCCTACTGTACCGATCTGCCAAAGCCCGGAGAAAGCCGTATCTTGGCAAACTTTGACGGCAGTTTTTCCAGTGTTTCCACCCTGGCTCACGAACTCGGCCACGCCTATCACAGCTATGTGCTCCGGGACCAGCCCCAGCTCCTGCGCAGCTACCCCATGACCCTGGCGGAGACCGCATCCATCTTCTGTGAAACCATTATCTATAACACTGCCATTGAGAATTCAGGGGGATTCCAACGTCTGAGCCTCATCGAGGGCATTCTCTCCGAGAGCACCCAGGTGATCGTAGACATTCTCAGCCGCTTTTATTTTGAGCGGAATCTCTTTGGATCCCGAAAGAACCGTGAACTGAGCCCCGACGAGCTCTGCCAGGCCATGGTCCAGGCTCAGAAGGACAGCTACGGCCCGGGACTCAACCAGGAAGAACTGCATCCCTACATGTGGGCAGTAAAGGGCCATTACTACAGTCCTGAACTGGCTTTTTATAATTTCCCCTACGCTTTCGGACAGCTCTTCGGCCTCGGACTCTACGCCCAGTATAAGGAGAACCCCAGAGAGTTCCCGGAAGCCTACCGGACCATCTTGGTAGAAACCGGCCGTGCCAACGCAGTGGATGTCTGTAAGTCGGCAGGCTTCTCCATAGAAACCCCGGACTTTTGGAATCAGGGACTTTCTGCTATAGTCAATTTTGTGAACATCTTCACCAAGGGATCAACATGAAATCAATCGGCATGATCGGCGGCGGTGCATGGGGCACGGCCATCGGAAAGATACTGGCGGAAAAAGGGCACCAGGTTCAGATATGGGCCTACGAGCAGGAACTGGTGGACTCCATCAACACCCGGCAGGAAAACAACCTGTACCTGCCCGGGGTAAGTCTGCCGGCCAACCTCACGGCCGATAGGGATATCCGGGCCGTGGCCCAGGATAAGGATTTTGTCATCTTTTCCACCCCATCCCTTTACCTGCTGCCCGCAGTCCGGCAAATCGTCACGGTACCAAACATTGCCGAGGGGCACACCCCCCTGGGAGTGCTCACCAAGGGATTCGTCCATACCCAACGCGGACCCCGGCTCATCCTGGAGACCATGGAGGACTACCTGCCTGGATTTTACAAGGGCAACCTCGTGTACATCTCCGGTCCGAGTCACGCCGAGGAGGTCGCCCGGGGCAAGCTCACCGGTTTGATCTCCGCCAGCCAGAACCCCAAAAACTCCATCCGGTTCCGGGAACTCTTGAACTCCGAAACCCTGATGGTCTTCTCCAGCCTGGATGTAATCGGCGTACAGATCAGCGCCGCAGTAAAAAACGTGGTCGCCATAGCCTTCGGCATTATGGATGCTATGAAGGAATTCTCAGGAACCGTGGGAGATAACACCGAAAGCCTCCTCCTTGCAGCGGGTCTAAACGAAATCCAGACCATCGCCCGGGCCATGGGCAGCACCCATCCCGAAACCTTCACCTCCATCGCAGGAGTTGGCGACCTGGACGTTACCTGCCGCTCCATCCACGGCCGGAACCGCCGCTTCGGCCGGGAAATCGTCCTGAAGCACATCTTGGAACCCTTTTCCTCCATCGATGATCTGCTCAGCAACCTCCAGGAACTCGGCTACCTTCCCGAAGGCGCCGTGGCTGTGGCCAACGTCAAGGAACTGGCGGAACGGCTGAACCTGAAACTGCCCATAAGCAGCGGGGTATTCCGCATCCTGAACAAGGAAAATACCCCCATGGACGAGGCTCGGGGAATCTTAGCAAGCCTGACCGGCGCCCGGCTGGACTTCCATGTAGATTTTCCCTGACCAGCCTCCCCCGACCCCCCGCCAGAACCGAACCGTTACCCCTCGGTTCACCCGGCCGGTACCCCCGGGGAGGCCAGAAAGAACACAGCCCACGGCTGGAAAAGGAGGCACCATGGCCCGCGCCAAGGATCAGGAAAAACGGCAACTCATTCTCACCACCGCCAAGGCCCTCTTCGCGCGCCAGGGCTTTCACAACACCAGTGTCAGCCAACTGGTAAACCAGCTCGCCATCCCCGTAGGCTCCATCTACACGTACTTCCCTTCCAAAGAAGAAATACTCCAAGCCATCATCGAAGAGGGCTGGCAGGACCTTAAAACCGCCCTGGACCAGGAACTCACCCAAGCAGCCTCCCTGGAAGCCCAACTCGAGATTCTGGTGTCCAGCGTACTCCCCCGGCTCTTTCAGGACACGGATCTCATCTCAATCATCCTCAGCGAGGGTCTAGAAATCTCCCGATTAGACGAAAAAATCGACAGCCTCATCACCCTGGTTCTCAACCTCCGCAAAGAAGCCGGCCTCATGGAACTCTCCTCCGCCGACCCGGCCCTAACCAGAATTCGGACGGCAATAATTATCTATTTTCTCGGACTCATGAACGCCGCCAGACTCTGCACCCGAACCCCCCTGGGCATCTCCCAGGCGGATCTGCTCAGCTTCATCCGAGACCTCATTCACCGTGAACTCGCTCTTTCCTAGGGTGATTTTACTGCCACCGGCAGGACAAGACCTTTTTTCTGTCCCCCGCCCTCTCGCCGAACCGGACTAAGATAGGGAGACTTCCTCCACATGGTTCGCAGCAAGGCACCACGGAACAGCCGCACCAAGGGTCGAATCCTTCGTGTCCTTTCTCCCACCATGGTGTAATACTCCTCCAGAGTAACGCGCTGGTACCCCAGCAACTCCTGGCCCTCCCGGGTATCCATGAATCCACAGTGAAAATCTGCCGTCGAAAACGCATTCTTCTGGAGAACCGCCCCCTCCATTCCGAAATAGGCCAACATCCGGGTAAGGTAGGCTGCGAAACTGGTTCGGCAATCCCGCCCCCCGGCGATATTAAAAATCTTCCGGCTGCCGGCGGGGTTTTCCACCCCTCGTATGAAGGCCCGGGCAACATCGTCAGCATGGCAAATCTCAATATCGGTATCCAAGGGCATCTCGAACATCAGGGGATCCCGCTGCAGCTTCTCAGGGCTTACCACATAGGTCAGCCGTAGCACCCGCCAATCCACATCCGAACGGCGAACCAGGTCCTCAGCCGCAGCCTTCTGGATCGCATACCCATCCCGGTTCCCCGGAGAAACCGGGTCTCCCACCCGTATTTCCCCCGTTCCCCGTCGATCACCATAAATCGCTATCGATCCGGCATAGGCCAATACGGGCCGCTGTTTCCGGGGTATCGCCTCCAGCACCTTCAGCAGGGTCCGGGTGCCCCCCACGTTCACGGCCTCCGCCAAGGCTGGATGACTCTCCGAAGCCGGGGGAATCACGGCAGCCAGGTGAATCACCCCCTGGCAACCTGCTACAGCCTTTTCCAAAACCCCATAGTCGGTCACCGAGCCCCAAAAAATCTGGAGCAGGCTGTGTTTCGGCAGACTGCGCATGACCTCAAGACGCCGGGCGAACCGCCCCAGGCGCCTGATACTCCCTCGGGAACGGCGGTTGGCGACCTCTACCGCCCGCACCCGGTAGCCATCCCAGAGAGCCTGACGCACCACCGACCGACCCACCAATCCACCCGCTCCGGTTATCACCAGTGTCATACCGCCCTCCTCTCCAACTTTGAACGAACATTCATTCTTTATTATACATCGGAAGGAACAGAAATTCCAGGATAACCCCATCACCCGGCATAGATTAGACGGAACCCCTCCCAGGGTGGAAAAGAGATGTAAGCCCCGGCTTGTCACTACCCCGGGAATTGTGTATATTATGCCCACATCGGCGCCGTACCCAAGTGGTAAGGGAGAGGTCTGCAAAACCTTCATGCACCGGTTCGAATCCGGTCGGCGCCTCTTTTTTTCCGTTCCTCTCGGAACGGTTTATATACAGGCCGGCCTTTTTGAGGCTGGCTTTTTTTCTATCCAGACCGGAGGGACCCCCAAGCAGCGCGATCTAAAACCCCGGCAGCCACCCCTGGTCCTCGTTTCTAGGTGCAAGGCCTGGCATCCTGCAGCTCGGCCTCCCCTGGAGCAGAACCTGGACCTACACCGACTGGAGATTATCGCCTTTTTTCAGCCTCATGACTTGAGAATTTCTCCACAGCCTCTTGAATCATGGGCGCGGGGCCGGGACGGCCGTTTACCAGGGTGGCGGCGGTAATACGGGCATCAGCCATAACTACCCCGTCGGAAGAACGTACAATCTGCTGGGTAAACCGGTATCTCAGGCGTCCCCGCGGTTCCACCTTGAGACGGACGGAGAAGCGGTCGCCGGAACGCAGACTCTGACGGTAATCCACCTCTATATTCACCACCACGGGGTCAATGCCCTGGGTATGAAGCTCGGCGAAATCCAGGCCGATGGTACGCATAAACATATGGCGTCCGTGCTCAAAATAGTTCAGGTAGGTTGCGTTATTCACTATTGCCTGGGAATCCAGTTCATAATCCCGAACATCCAAGGTAACTTCAAAGATCCAATCCTTCATGGTATGCTGCATCTCCTTCATATAGTACGCAAAACGACAGAACCATCGTTCTTCATTTCCGAACTTAGCATTTCTATCAGAGGGTCCTCTGCTCCCGGTAGCGTTGATATAAGGATAGAGGAATCATCATCACGCCGTTCACTAAAAAATCGTCCCTTCTGCCTTGGAGGATTTCAATCTCCGGCACAAGCTCCACGTCCAGCAACTCCAGGGGATCCAGGTTCTGGCCGCCGGGTGTTTCCAGATCCTCGGCAAGGTAACAATGCAGGTGATTTGTCATAAAGGCTGGATTCGGATTCATCGAGCCCAGGGTAGTCCATTGTTTTGCGGTATACCCGGTTTCCTCCGTCAGCTCCCGGCGCACTGCATCATCGGGAGACTCCCCGGAATCCACAAGTCCCCCGGGAAACTCCAGGGCAAGCCGCCCCTCGCCGTGCCGGTATTGTCGGACCATGACAAAGCAGCGTCTGCCCCGGGAATCCTGGGTTATGGCGATGACGTTCACCCAGTCGGGGCTTTCCACCAGGGTAAAATCACCCTCGTCCCCCCGGATATTCCGATGACGGGCCTCCAGGACCGTCAGAATCGGGGAGGTGTACACCCTGCGGCGACGAATCTCTGTCCAATGTAAACGGGAGGTATCTTCCATCCGGGCATGGTAGCCCGGGTGATCCAGGTAGAACAAGCAGTGAAATCACCCTGAAAAGAGAAAAACCAGGCCCTGGGGGAAAAATTTGCGGATATCCAGGGAATACATTAGCATTCTAGTATGAGAATCCGCGGAAAATTCATGACCATGGTCGGTTTACCCCTGGCCGGACTGATTGCAATTTTGGGTGTGGGGCTTTTCAGCTTCATACGGATCCAGGACATCAGCACCGAACTCAGTAGGGTTGAAGAGTATTTGGCCGCTCTGATCAATGCCGACCGGGATGCGTACCAGGCCTACCTGAATGAACTGCAGGCCGCCGCGACCATAGATGCCGCGGAGCTTCAGGCCATCGACCGGGAAAGCACCGAAAATCTGGACCAGGTACTCCAGCGGGTGGACAGCACCAAGGCCGGACACGATCAGGAAATGGCCCGGGTATACCAAGACTTCCTGGGAGAATACAATATCTGGCGGGCCAATAGCCGGGACATTATCGGCCTCTCAAGTTCTTCCGCCGAGGAGATCCGGGCTGCCCGAACCGCTGCAAGGAACGCGGCCTCATCATTTGAGGTAACCCGGGCTATCATTGACCAACTCGGCCAGTTGGTGGACACAGCTCTCCAGAATCAGGGTATCTCCTTACAACGCCGCCTCGCTTTAGAATCCGCCCAGTCCCTGGTGCTGAATGCAGACCGCGATATCTATCAGGCCCTGGTTACCCAGCTGCAGGCAGTAGACGCCCAAACCCGCGCCGATTTGGAAGCCCTCCACCAGGAGAATACCGAAAATCTGGATCAGACCCGGGAT is a genomic window containing:
- a CDS encoding TetR/AcrR family transcriptional regulator encodes the protein MARAKDQEKRQLILTTAKALFARQGFHNTSVSQLVNQLAIPVGSIYTYFPSKEEILQAIIEEGWQDLKTALDQELTQAASLEAQLEILVSSVLPRLFQDTDLISIILSEGLEISRLDEKIDSLITLVLNLRKEAGLMELSSADPALTRIRTAIIIYFLGLMNAARLCTRTPLGISQADLLSFIRDLIHRELALS
- a CDS encoding NAD(P)H-dependent glycerol-3-phosphate dehydrogenase; this translates as MKSIGMIGGGAWGTAIGKILAEKGHQVQIWAYEQELVDSINTRQENNLYLPGVSLPANLTADRDIRAVAQDKDFVIFSTPSLYLLPAVRQIVTVPNIAEGHTPLGVLTKGFVHTQRGPRLILETMEDYLPGFYKGNLVYISGPSHAEEVARGKLTGLISASQNPKNSIRFRELLNSETLMVFSSLDVIGVQISAAVKNVVAIAFGIMDAMKEFSGTVGDNTESLLLAAGLNEIQTIARAMGSTHPETFTSIAGVGDLDVTCRSIHGRNRRFGREIVLKHILEPFSSIDDLLSNLQELGYLPEGAVAVANVKELAERLNLKLPISSGVFRILNKENTPMDEARGILASLTGARLDFHVDFP
- a CDS encoding NUDIX hydrolase produces the protein MEDTSRLHWTEIRRRRVYTSPILTVLEARHRNIRGDEGDFTLVESPDWVNVIAITQDSRGRRCFVMVRQYRHGEGRLALEFPGGLVDSGESPDDAVRRELTEETGYTAKQWTTLGSMNPNPAFMTNHLHCYLAEDLETPGGQNLDPLELLDVELVPEIEILQGRRDDFLVNGVMMIPLSLYQRYREQRTL
- a CDS encoding acyl-CoA thioesterase, which translates into the protein MQHTMKDWIFEVTLDVRDYELDSQAIVNNATYLNYFEHGRHMFMRTIGLDFAELHTQGIDPVVVNIEVDYRQSLRSGDRFSVRLKVEPRGRLRYRFTQQIVRSSDGVVMADARITAATLVNGRPGPAPMIQEAVEKFSSHEAEKRR
- a CDS encoding NAD-dependent epimerase/dehydratase family protein produces the protein MTLVITGAGGLVGRSVVRQALWDGYRVRAVEVANRRSRGSIRRLGRFARRLEVMRSLPKHSLLQIFWGSVTDYGVLEKAVAGCQGVIHLAAVIPPASESHPALAEAVNVGGTRTLLKVLEAIPRKQRPVLAYAGSIAIYGDRRGTGEIRVGDPVSPGNRDGYAIQKAAAEDLVRRSDVDWRVLRLTYVVSPEKLQRDPLMFEMPLDTDIEICHADDVARAFIRGVENPAGSRKIFNIAGGRDCRTSFAAYLTRMLAYFGMEGAVLQKNAFSTADFHCGFMDTREGQELLGYQRVTLEEYYTMVGERTRRIRPLVRLFRGALLRTMWRKSPYLSPVRREGGGQKKGLVLPVAVKSP